In one window of Porites lutea chromosome 8, jaPorLute2.1, whole genome shotgun sequence DNA:
- the LOC140945365 gene encoding RYamide receptor-like, with the protein MNTTANGSSSSNCSSLINPEALKVGATVAYSSILVVSLVGNSLIILIVYKTPTLRKPINMLIANMAMSDLLYPIFLFPVELVDFQVGWWLIGGTLGQAWCKIYAFLADISTLVSIQSLVLITVDRYAAVVVPLRSPLISRKVCRCLIVGTWVLAAAFHSPYLFTFNLVEDQEEKRCMNQWEVIFGETSSFGIYLLSGFIFFFYIPFVVLVILYSKILIKLKRQVHPGEQSASTEEQRKRRNRNVLKMTVAIVVAFFICWIPFSIQAITFYFVPKNTSDCKFWVSYYVALFMAYTNCAINPIICLTFSSNYRQALRRLVNCCDAVQG; encoded by the coding sequence ATGAACACGACAGCAAATGGATCAAGTTCCTCGAACTGCTCTAGTCTGATAAATCCAGAAGCACTAAAAGTTGGAGCAACAGTTGCTTATAGTTCAATCCTGGTAGTCTCGCTGGTTGGAAATTCTCTCATCATATTAATTGTCTACAAAACACCAACTTTGAGAAAACCAATAAATATGTTGATCGCAAACATGGCCATGTCCGACCTACTCTATCCGATATTCTTGTTCCCCGTTGAACTGGTAGATTTTCAAGTTGGCTGGTGGCTTATTGGTGGTACCCTTGGTCAGGCCTGGTGCAAGATATACGCTTTTCTTGCTGATATTTCCACGTTAGTGTCGATTCAGAGCTTGGTTCTGATAACAGTGGATCGATATGCAGCTGTTGTAGTTCCACTCCGTTCCCCCCTCATCAGTCGCAAGGTGTGTCGCTGTTTGATTGTTGGTACATGGGTACTCGCAGCGGCCTTTCATTCGCCATATTTGTTCACCTTCAATCTTGTTGAAGACCAAGAAGAAAAGAGGTGCATGAATCAGTGGGAGGTGATCTTCGGAGAGACAAGCTCATTTGGTATTTACCTCCTATCaggttttatctttttcttttacatcCCTTTTGTCGTCTTGGTGATACTTTACTCCAAAATCCTGATCAAGCTTAAAAGGCAAGTCCATCCTGGTGAACAGTCAGCCAGCACTGAGGAACagaggaaaagaagaaacagaaatgtGCTTAAGATGACTGTTGCTATCGTTGTAGCGTTTTTCATTTGCTGGATACCCTTTTCCATTCAGGcaataacattttattttgtacCAAAAAACACTTCGGATTGTAAGTTTTGGGTATCTTATTATGTCGCCTTGTTTATGGCTTACACAAACTGTGCTATCAACCCGATTATCTGCCTTACCTTTAGCAGTAACTATCGCCAAGCTCTTCGGAGACTTGTGAATTGCTGTGATGCAGTGCAAGGTTAA